A window of Deinococcus radiotolerans contains these coding sequences:
- a CDS encoding ROK family protein: MLPADSHSPDTLDLAAIRARHTLLLLGLLWNRDLARVDISRELGLSRSAISSIVTELISVGLVQEVGTRGTGGVGRRATMLNLNTRAAALLGIDLGASHLRVDALDLHCRTLATRTVPHDIALGPQPTYDLLRALSAEVLAEAHLSAAQVALVGVGIPGPVDHDTGRVVQPPNMPGWDGENVRAALQDALNLEVLVDNDANLGALAEARFGAHRGIQDLIYVKVATGIGAGVLLGGRLHRGTRGGAGEIGHISINEQGPVGRSGNPGSLESYAAAQVIEHHARSLRLQGHPTSLTEPITIEDLLAQAGTDPLARVVWEEAGHHLGVAISTTLNLFNPAAVVIGGRLSQAGDVLLRAIRVSAQSRTMRINADRTRIDLGTLGQDAGVLGAGAMMLDSLFTPRGLPHLYGIARMNQNARDLAGSRAPPLAPRPTQTLNAPVSHGGTP; encoded by the coding sequence ATGCTGCCTGCCGACTCCCACAGCCCGGACACCCTGGACCTCGCGGCCATCCGCGCGCGGCACACCCTGCTGCTGCTGGGCCTGCTGTGGAATCGCGACCTGGCCCGCGTGGACATTTCCCGCGAACTGGGCCTGTCGCGCAGCGCGATCAGCTCCATCGTCACGGAACTCATCAGCGTCGGCCTGGTGCAGGAGGTCGGCACGCGCGGCACCGGCGGCGTCGGGCGGCGCGCCACCATGCTCAACCTCAACACCCGCGCCGCCGCGCTGCTCGGCATCGACCTGGGGGCCAGCCACCTGCGCGTGGACGCCCTGGACCTCCACTGCCGCACCCTCGCCACCCGCACCGTGCCGCACGACATCGCCCTGGGCCCCCAGCCCACCTACGACCTGCTGCGTGCCCTGAGCGCCGAGGTGCTCGCCGAGGCGCACCTCAGCGCCGCGCAGGTCGCCCTGGTCGGCGTGGGCATCCCCGGCCCCGTCGACCACGACACGGGCCGCGTCGTGCAGCCACCCAACATGCCCGGCTGGGACGGCGAGAACGTCCGCGCCGCCCTGCAGGACGCCCTGAACCTGGAAGTGCTCGTGGACAACGACGCCAACCTGGGCGCCCTGGCCGAGGCCCGCTTCGGCGCGCACCGCGGCATTCAGGACCTCATCTACGTGAAAGTCGCCACCGGCATCGGCGCGGGCGTCCTGCTCGGCGGGCGCCTGCACCGCGGCACGCGCGGCGGCGCCGGCGAGATCGGGCACATCAGCATCAACGAGCAGGGCCCCGTGGGCCGCAGCGGCAACCCCGGCAGCCTGGAAAGCTACGCCGCCGCGCAGGTCATCGAGCACCACGCCCGCAGCCTGCGCCTCCAGGGGCACCCCACCAGCCTCACGGAGCCCATCACCATCGAGGATCTGCTCGCGCAGGCCGGCACGGACCCCCTGGCCCGCGTCGTGTGGGAGGAAGCCGGGCATCACCTGGGCGTCGCCATCAGCACCACGCTGAACCTGTTCAACCCGGCCGCCGTCGTCATCGGCGGGCGCCTCTCCCAGGCGGGTGACGTGCTGCTGCGCGCCATCCGCGTCAGCGCCCAGAGCCGCACCATGCGCATCAACGCCGACCGCACCCGCATCGACCTGGGCACCCTCGGCCAGGACGCCGGGGTGCTGGGCGCCGGGGCCATGATGCTCGATTCCCTCTTCACCCCCCGGGGCCTGCCGCACCTGTACGGCATTGCCCGCATGAACCAGAACGCCCGTGACCTCGCGGGCAGCCGCGCCCCACCCCTGGCCCCCCGGCCCACCCAGACCCTGAACGCACCCGTTTCGCACGGAGGAACACCATGA
- a CDS encoding ABC transporter substrate-binding protein — MKKALLLAAALAVTTSASAAGKLEIFSWWSGDEGPALEALIKLYKQKYPSVTVDNATVSGGAGTNAKAVLKTRMLGGTPPDSFQAHAGQELIGTWVVAGRMEDLSSLFKSEGWDKVFPKDLVKLISQGGKPWSVPVNVHRSNVMWYNPAKLKAWGVTAPKTWPEFLKTCSTLKAKGVAAPLVVGENWTQQHLWESVMIGTLGSANWENLWAGKLKFTDPKVVGAFTTFGKVMDCANKDASGLSWQQASDRIIDGTSAFNVMGDWAAGYFTTTKKLAPNTGFGWAPAPGTTKTFVMLADSFGLPKGAKDRAEALNWLKVLGSKAGQDAFNPLKGSIAARTDSDLSKYNTYSKSAAADWKSNKIVGSMVHGAVAPESFTSAFGAIIDQFVASKNSAAAAAAAQQLAVRAGISK; from the coding sequence ATGAAAAAAGCACTGCTGCTCGCCGCCGCCCTCGCCGTCACCACCAGCGCCTCTGCCGCTGGCAAACTCGAGATCTTCTCCTGGTGGTCCGGTGACGAGGGTCCCGCCCTGGAAGCCCTGATCAAGCTGTACAAGCAGAAGTACCCCAGCGTGACCGTGGACAACGCCACCGTCTCCGGCGGCGCCGGCACCAACGCCAAGGCCGTCCTGAAAACCCGCATGCTGGGCGGCACCCCGCCCGACAGCTTCCAGGCGCACGCTGGGCAGGAACTCATCGGCACCTGGGTTGTCGCCGGGCGCATGGAAGACCTCAGCAGCCTCTTCAAGAGCGAAGGCTGGGACAAGGTGTTCCCCAAGGACCTCGTCAAGCTGATCAGCCAGGGCGGCAAACCCTGGAGCGTGCCCGTGAACGTGCACCGCAGCAACGTCATGTGGTACAACCCCGCCAAACTCAAGGCCTGGGGCGTCACCGCACCCAAGACCTGGCCCGAATTCCTCAAGACCTGCTCCACCCTGAAAGCCAAGGGCGTCGCCGCACCCCTGGTCGTCGGTGAGAACTGGACCCAGCAGCACCTCTGGGAGAGCGTCATGATCGGTACCCTCGGCTCCGCCAACTGGGAGAACCTGTGGGCCGGCAAGCTGAAGTTCACCGACCCCAAGGTCGTGGGGGCGTTCACCACCTTCGGCAAGGTCATGGACTGCGCCAACAAGGACGCCAGTGGCCTGAGCTGGCAGCAGGCCAGTGACCGCATCATCGACGGCACCAGCGCCTTCAACGTCATGGGCGACTGGGCCGCCGGGTACTTCACCACCACCAAGAAACTCGCCCCGAACACCGGCTTCGGCTGGGCGCCCGCCCCCGGCACCACCAAGACCTTCGTGATGCTCGCCGACTCCTTCGGCCTGCCCAAGGGCGCCAAGGACCGCGCCGAGGCCCTGAACTGGCTGAAAGTCCTGGGCAGCAAGGCCGGCCAGGACGCCTTCAACCCACTCAAGGGCTCCATCGCCGCGCGCACCGACAGCGACCTGAGCAAGTACAACACGTACAGCAAGAGCGCCGCCGCCGACTGGAAGAGCAACAAGATCGTGGGCAGCATGGTGCACGGCGCCGTCGCCCCCGAAAGCTTCACCAGCGCCTTCGGCGCGATCATCGACCAGTTCGTCGCCAGCAAGAACAGCGCCGCCGCGGCCGCCGCCGCGCAGCAGCTGGCCGTACGCGCCGGCATCAGCAAGTAA
- a CDS encoding carbohydrate ABC transporter permease translates to MKGLSKDRLWSIAVLTPSIILIAVFVYGFIARSVYVSMTDWGNDPAQALALNPIIRFTGLTNYQDLFTGFLQGRFRQELVSTIFFTLFFILGCLGLGLGLALILDRNPKGEGLWRTIFLFPMSLSFIVTGTIWRWMLQPQGGLNQAPTLFGAQPSSFAWLSSTDALWKFDWNKLPLLTASVVGLVLVIMAVRAARSGDRTRTLVAGGCAALLFLWALFIGPNVKLLPAPELHGFNLALIGIIIAAVWQMSGYTMALYLAGLRGIPEELREAAKVDGANDLGMYQHVIFPLLAPITLSAMIVLGHISLKIFDLVYAMAGPDNINTSVPALNMYLTSFRQNQFALGAAIGTILLILVAFVIVPYLASQFRTEEGHA, encoded by the coding sequence ATGAAAGGCCTGAGTAAAGACCGCCTGTGGTCCATTGCCGTTCTGACGCCCAGCATCATCCTGATCGCGGTGTTCGTGTACGGATTCATCGCGCGCAGCGTGTACGTCAGCATGACCGACTGGGGCAACGACCCCGCGCAGGCCCTGGCGCTCAACCCCATCATCCGCTTCACGGGCCTGACCAACTACCAGGACCTGTTCACCGGGTTCCTCCAGGGGCGCTTCCGGCAGGAGCTCGTCAGCACCATCTTCTTCACGCTGTTCTTCATCCTGGGGTGCCTGGGCCTGGGTCTGGGCCTCGCGCTCATCCTGGACCGCAACCCGAAAGGGGAGGGGCTGTGGCGCACCATCTTCCTGTTCCCCATGAGCCTGTCGTTCATCGTGACCGGCACCATCTGGCGCTGGATGCTGCAACCCCAGGGCGGCCTGAACCAGGCCCCCACCCTGTTCGGCGCGCAGCCCAGCAGCTTCGCGTGGCTGAGCAGCACCGACGCCCTGTGGAAATTCGACTGGAACAAACTGCCGCTGCTGACCGCCAGCGTCGTCGGCCTCGTGCTGGTCATCATGGCCGTGCGCGCCGCGCGGAGCGGGGACCGCACCCGCACCCTGGTCGCCGGCGGATGCGCCGCGCTGCTGTTCCTGTGGGCGCTGTTCATCGGGCCGAACGTCAAACTGCTGCCCGCGCCGGAACTGCACGGCTTCAACCTCGCCCTGATCGGCATCATCATCGCCGCCGTGTGGCAGATGAGCGGCTACACCATGGCCCTGTACCTCGCTGGTCTGCGCGGCATTCCCGAGGAACTCCGCGAGGCCGCCAAGGTTGACGGCGCCAATGACCTGGGCATGTACCAGCACGTCATCTTCCCGCTGCTGGCCCCCATCACCCTGAGCGCCATGATCGTCCTGGGGCACATCAGCCTCAAGATCTTCGACCTGGTGTACGCCATGGCGGGCCCGGACAACATCAACACCAGCGTCCCCGCGCTGAACATGTACCTCACCAGCTTCCGCCAGAACCAGTTCGCGCTGGGCGCCGCCATCGGCACCATCCTGCTCATCCTGGTGGCGTTCGTGATCGTCCCGTACCTCGCCTCCCAGTTCCGCACCGAGGAGGGCCACGCATGA
- a CDS encoding carbohydrate ABC transporter permease yields the protein MTTGAPINAPAAAPTAAPRRPIKPGRVIMYALLVLAALFFLVPVYLLVATALKSPDAINLATTWHWPSALNWASFSDAWNKIGGNVLNSLFLAITATLLSALLGSLNGYALSKWKFRGANTLFALMLFGMFIPYQAVLIPLFQFIKSLGLYGSIWGLILAHVVYGIPITTLIFRNFYADVPDALIEAATIDGAGFWQIYGRVIFPISIPGFVVVIIWQFTQVWNEFLFAATLTNTSSQPVTYALSQLAGGQAVSWNLPMAGAILAALPTLLVYILLGRYFVRGLLAGSVKG from the coding sequence ATGACGACAGGCGCCCCCATCAACGCCCCGGCCGCCGCACCCACCGCCGCGCCCCGCCGCCCCATCAAGCCCGGCCGCGTCATCATGTACGCCCTGCTCGTGCTGGCCGCCCTGTTCTTCCTGGTCCCGGTGTACCTGCTGGTCGCCACCGCCCTGAAAAGCCCGGACGCCATCAACCTCGCCACCACCTGGCACTGGCCCAGCGCCCTGAACTGGGCGAGCTTCAGCGACGCCTGGAACAAGATCGGCGGCAACGTCCTGAACAGCCTCTTCCTGGCCATCACCGCCACCCTGCTGAGTGCCCTGCTGGGCAGCCTGAACGGCTACGCCCTGAGCAAATGGAAGTTCCGCGGCGCCAACACCCTGTTCGCACTGATGCTGTTCGGGATGTTCATCCCGTACCAGGCCGTGCTGATCCCGCTGTTCCAGTTCATCAAGAGCCTCGGCCTGTACGGCAGCATCTGGGGCCTGATCCTGGCGCACGTCGTGTACGGCATTCCCATCACTACTTTGATCTTCCGCAACTTCTACGCCGACGTGCCCGATGCCCTGATCGAGGCCGCCACCATCGACGGCGCGGGCTTCTGGCAGATCTACGGCCGCGTCATCTTCCCGATCAGCATCCCAGGCTTCGTCGTCGTGATCATCTGGCAGTTCACGCAGGTGTGGAACGAATTCCTGTTCGCCGCCACCCTCACGAACACCTCCTCACAGCCCGTCACGTACGCCCTGTCCCAGCTGGCGGGTGGGCAGGCGGTCAGCTGGAACCTGCCCATGGCGGGCGCGATCCTCGCGGCGCTGCCCACCCTGCTCGTGTACATCCTGCTGGGCCGTTACTTCGTGCGCGGCCTGCTCGCCGGGTCAGTCAAGGGCTGA
- a CDS encoding GIY-YIG nuclease family protein, whose product MTPDKPYYVYALKDPRQHPARPFYIGKGTGTRAHDHLIRPDHTPKGDRIREIEGAGAQVLVSYLVEHLTEPEALRLEAELIAAFGTQASGGLLTNTVLPSGLGGKKRPGLTVPAGVPEKAQVGLTLLKDAVLEFAQANPGGVKNAEVASLLGLRSDYGGGSKDYLSYSLLGLLMREGRIGRSGKGRHVAQVK is encoded by the coding sequence GTGACGCCGGACAAGCCGTACTACGTGTACGCCCTCAAGGACCCGCGCCAGCATCCGGCGCGGCCCTTCTACATCGGCAAGGGCACCGGCACGCGCGCCCACGATCACCTGATCCGCCCGGACCACACCCCCAAGGGTGACCGCATCCGCGAGATCGAAGGGGCGGGCGCGCAGGTCCTCGTGAGCTATCTGGTGGAGCACCTGACTGAACCCGAGGCGCTGCGGCTGGAGGCGGAACTGATCGCGGCGTTCGGCACGCAGGCCAGCGGCGGCCTCCTGACGAACACCGTGCTGCCCTCGGGCCTGGGCGGCAAGAAGCGGCCCGGCCTGACGGTGCCCGCCGGCGTGCCGGAGAAGGCGCAGGTGGGCCTGACGCTGCTCAAGGACGCCGTGCTGGAGTTCGCGCAGGCCAACCCGGGCGGCGTGAAGAACGCCGAGGTGGCCAGCCTGCTGGGCCTGCGCAGCGACTACGGCGGCGGCTCAAAGGACTACCTGTCGTACAGCCTGCTGGGGCTGCTGATGCGCGAGGGCCGGATCGGACGCAGCGGCAAGGGCCGGCACGTGGCCCAGGTGAAGTGA
- a CDS encoding bifunctional nicotinamide-nucleotide adenylyltransferase/Nudix hydroxylase: MTTPSMPSPTPRRRRTFGVYIGRFEPPHAAHLAVMLEALQSVQKLIVVIGSARAARNIKNPFTAEERQDLISAMLQSAGIPKARVLFVHVRDYYYNEALWLSEVQAGVTAHTRGSSDVALIGHIKDESSYYLRSFPAWEFIPTHVVSPLSATDVRRAYFEGHLDTVQGMVPPTVHAFLTAFQATPDYRDLRDEYEYLARYRAAWKDAPYPPIFVTTDAVITRSGHVLLVRRGGLPGRGRLAMPGGFLEQKETLLDCCVREVQEETGLGSGLDLKASLRAQAVFDYPDRSLRGRTITHAFHFDLGIGQLPRLSGGSDASEALWMPLSDILASPELFFEDHHAIIEHFVMRG, from the coding sequence ATGACCACGCCCAGCATGCCCTCCCCCACCCCGCGCCGCCGCCGCACCTTCGGGGTGTACATCGGCCGCTTCGAACCCCCCCACGCCGCCCACCTCGCCGTCATGCTCGAAGCCCTCCAGAGCGTGCAGAAACTCATCGTGGTCATCGGCAGCGCCCGCGCCGCGCGCAACATCAAAAACCCCTTCACCGCCGAGGAACGCCAGGACCTCATCAGCGCCATGCTCCAGAGCGCCGGCATCCCCAAGGCACGCGTGCTGTTCGTGCACGTCCGCGACTACTACTACAACGAGGCCCTGTGGCTCAGCGAGGTGCAGGCCGGCGTCACGGCCCACACGCGCGGCAGCAGCGACGTCGCCCTCATCGGCCACATCAAGGACGAAAGCAGCTACTACCTGCGGTCCTTCCCCGCCTGGGAATTCATCCCCACCCACGTCGTCAGCCCACTCAGCGCCACCGACGTCCGCCGCGCCTACTTCGAGGGGCACCTGGACACCGTGCAGGGCATGGTGCCCCCCACCGTCCACGCCTTCCTGACCGCCTTCCAGGCCACCCCCGACTACCGCGACCTGCGCGACGAGTACGAGTACCTCGCCCGCTACCGCGCCGCCTGGAAGGACGCCCCCTACCCCCCCATCTTCGTCACGACCGACGCCGTCATCACCCGCAGCGGCCACGTCCTCCTCGTGCGGCGCGGCGGCCTGCCCGGCCGGGGTCGCCTGGCCATGCCCGGCGGGTTTCTGGAGCAGAAAGAAACCCTCCTCGACTGCTGCGTCCGCGAGGTCCAGGAAGAAACCGGCCTGGGCAGTGGTCTCGACCTGAAAGCCTCCCTGCGCGCCCAGGCGGTCTTCGACTACCCCGACCGTAGTCTGCGCGGCCGCACCATCACCCACGCCTTCCACTTCGACCTCGGCATCGGGCAGCTCCCGCGCCTCAGCGGCGGCAGCGACGCCAGCGAGGCCCTCTGGATGCCCCTGAGTGACATCCTGGCCAGCCCCGAACTGTTCTTCGAGGACCACCACGCCATCATCGAACACTTCGTCATGCGCGGGTAA
- a CDS encoding YbjN domain-containing protein, with amino-acid sequence MTRTLLAATLLLSLAAPAVAGGAAAPSAQVQPATPAAVMAALKTAGYKVTMNPTAPDRDPSMTFTSGGHEVQVWLSGCKAGVCSRVTASTSWDYSDAEDLDTAVLNDWNSNYYTQAYAYEGSYYLDSTMPIRGGYTQATLKAWITEYLEDVTYFEDELPSE; translated from the coding sequence ATGACCCGCACCCTGCTGGCCGCCACCCTCCTCCTCTCCCTCGCCGCGCCCGCCGTGGCCGGGGGCGCCGCCGCCCCAAGCGCTCAGGTGCAGCCCGCCACGCCCGCCGCCGTCATGGCCGCCCTGAAGACCGCCGGGTACAAGGTCACCATGAACCCCACCGCCCCCGACCGTGACCCCAGCATGACCTTCACCAGCGGTGGGCACGAGGTGCAGGTGTGGCTCAGCGGCTGCAAGGCTGGCGTGTGCAGCCGCGTCACCGCCAGCACCTCCTGGGACTACAGCGACGCCGAGGACCTCGACACGGCCGTCCTGAACGACTGGAACAGCAACTACTACACCCAGGCGTACGCCTACGAGGGCAGCTACTACCTGGACAGCACCATGCCCATCCGCGGCGGCTACACCCAGGCGACCCTGAAAGCCTGGATCACCGAGTACCTGGAAGACGTGACCTACTTCGAGGACGAACTGCCCAGCGAGTAA
- a CDS encoding DUF1206 domain-containing protein, translated as MSDIKHLGQQAASNLKTGAQSAQAAAAHATHHAAPWLETLARAGYASKGVVYGTVGLLALSVALGRGGATTDTKGALLRLQDLPAGNVLMWLLTLGLIGYALWQLIRAALDPEGQGHEAKGIVKRAGYTLSGFANLALAFFTARLALLGNAARSQNSEDQVAGTVLNLPGGQVWLALGGLILLVVAGSQLYVAYGAKFMKRMAFTDLPQRTCDVLKRIGQVGIASRGVLMIIIGVFALLAAWHHKASETVGISEALTWLRTQPSGNLLLGAVALGTLCYGVWCVVQARYRRIRLEDGTRSHDAA; from the coding sequence ATGTCAGACATCAAGCACCTGGGGCAGCAAGCAGCCAGCAACCTGAAAACCGGCGCCCAGAGCGCGCAGGCGGCCGCCGCGCACGCCACCCACCACGCCGCGCCCTGGCTGGAAACCCTGGCCCGCGCCGGGTACGCCAGCAAGGGCGTCGTGTACGGCACCGTCGGCCTACTGGCCCTCAGTGTCGCGCTGGGCCGCGGCGGGGCCACCACCGACACCAAGGGCGCCCTGCTGCGCCTTCAGGACCTGCCCGCCGGGAACGTGCTGATGTGGCTGCTCACGCTGGGCCTGATCGGCTACGCCCTGTGGCAGCTGATCCGCGCCGCCCTGGACCCCGAAGGGCAGGGGCACGAGGCCAAGGGCATCGTGAAACGCGCTGGGTACACCCTCAGCGGCTTCGCGAACCTCGCCCTGGCGTTCTTCACGGCCCGGCTCGCCCTGCTCGGCAACGCCGCCCGCTCGCAGAACAGCGAGGATCAGGTGGCGGGCACCGTCCTGAACCTCCCCGGCGGGCAGGTGTGGCTGGCCCTGGGCGGCCTGATCCTGCTGGTCGTGGCGGGCAGTCAGCTGTACGTGGCGTACGGCGCGAAATTCATGAAACGCATGGCCTTCACGGATCTGCCGCAGCGCACCTGCGACGTCCTGAAACGCATCGGTCAGGTGGGCATCGCCTCGCGCGGCGTGCTGATGATCATCATCGGGGTGTTCGCGCTGCTGGCCGCCTGGCACCACAAGGCCAGCGAGACCGTGGGCATCAGCGAGGCCCTGACCTGGCTGCGCACCCAGCCCAGCGGGAACCTCCTGCTCGGCGCGGTCGCGCTGGGCACGCTGTGCTACGGCGTGTGGTGCGTCGTGCAGGCCCGCTACCGCCGCATCCGCCTGGAGGACGGGACCCGCAGCCACGACGCTGCCTGA
- a CDS encoding methylglyoxal synthase encodes MAPNPSRQVALIAHDKKKLELALFALNHRDVLGQFHLVATGTTGGILEKQTGLSVERVLSGPLGGDQQIGARLAEERLVAVFFFRDPLTAQPHEPDVSALVRLCDVHDIPLATNPASAEALMLWLRQQLDDPQA; translated from the coding sequence ATGGCCCCCAACCCAAGCCGACAGGTGGCGCTGATCGCGCACGACAAGAAGAAACTCGAACTGGCCCTGTTCGCCCTGAACCACCGGGACGTGCTGGGCCAGTTTCACTTGGTGGCGACCGGCACCACCGGCGGCATCCTGGAAAAGCAGACGGGCCTGAGCGTCGAGCGGGTCCTGTCCGGTCCGCTGGGCGGCGACCAGCAGATCGGCGCGCGACTGGCCGAGGAACGCCTCGTGGCCGTGTTCTTCTTCCGTGATCCCCTGACCGCGCAGCCCCACGAGCCTGACGTGAGTGCCCTGGTGCGCCTGTGCGACGTGCACGACATCCCCCTGGCCACTAACCCCGCCAGTGCCGAGGCCCTGATGCTCTGGCTGCGCCAGCAGCTGGACGACCCGCAAGCCTAA
- a CDS encoding PP2C family protein-serine/threonine phosphatase, translated as MRAPATPSLTSGLLTDVGRQRQGGVNQDAALALDLPQGGLYAVADGMGGHAAGELAANLALDALSQSYLDGRGAPPARLAQAVQAANLAVLRHAVGEYVGMGTTLLAALIDRGALLIAHVGDSRAYLLRGQSLHRLTEDHSWVAEQVRLGHMTEAEARDHQWRSVVSNALGGEERVRLELHGLPTQPGDRLLLCSDGLSGVVTDEELCGILARPLPPEATARLLVNAANDGGGPDNITALIVDIHRPSPVPTYPLPARRDDGPMYIDVLLSTQRGNSLMTYLLLMIAYFTLLGIMLIPERRTLIGMLGITVLLSLLLGQRFMQQRRTHNPLGTAAASLSGAAPAAPHEPGVRQTR; from the coding sequence ATGCGCGCCCCCGCGACGCCCTCACTGACGTCCGGTCTGCTGACCGACGTTGGTCGGCAGCGGCAGGGCGGCGTGAACCAGGACGCCGCCCTGGCCCTGGATCTGCCCCAGGGCGGCCTGTACGCCGTGGCCGACGGCATGGGCGGCCACGCCGCCGGGGAGCTCGCCGCGAACCTCGCCCTGGACGCCCTGAGCCAGAGTTACCTCGACGGGCGCGGCGCGCCGCCCGCCCGCCTCGCGCAGGCCGTGCAGGCCGCGAACCTCGCCGTGCTGCGGCACGCCGTGGGCGAGTACGTCGGCATGGGCACCACCCTGCTCGCCGCGCTGATCGACCGGGGCGCCCTGCTGATCGCGCACGTCGGCGACTCGCGCGCCTACCTGCTGCGCGGCCAGTCCCTGCACCGCCTGACCGAGGATCACTCCTGGGTGGCTGAACAGGTGCGTCTCGGCCACATGACCGAGGCCGAAGCGCGCGACCACCAGTGGCGCAGCGTCGTCAGCAACGCCCTGGGCGGCGAGGAACGCGTCCGGCTTGAACTGCACGGCCTGCCTACCCAGCCCGGCGACCGCCTGCTGCTGTGCAGCGACGGCCTGAGCGGCGTCGTCACCGACGAGGAACTCTGCGGCATCCTCGCCCGGCCCCTGCCGCCCGAAGCGACCGCGCGCCTGCTCGTGAACGCCGCCAACGACGGCGGCGGCCCCGACAACATCACGGCCCTGATCGTCGACATTCACCGTCCCTCGCCCGTCCCGACCTACCCCCTCCCCGCCCGGCGGGACGACGGCCCCATGTACATCGACGTGCTGCTCAGCACGCAGCGCGGCAACAGCCTCATGACCTACCTGCTGCTCATGATTGCCTACTTCACGCTGCTGGGCATCATGCTCATCCCCGAACGCCGCACCCTGATCGGCATGCTGGGCATCACGGTCCTGCTCAGCCTGCTGCTCGGCCAGCGTTTCATGCAGCAGCGGCGCACCCACAACCCCCTGGGCACCGCCGCCGCGAGCCTTAGCGGGGCGGCCCCCGCCGCCCCCCACGAACCCGGCGTCCGGCAGACCCGCTGA
- a CDS encoding RidA family protein, whose protein sequence is MKDIIQTPDAPAAIGPYSQATVFGNLVVTSGQIPLTPDGTLVEGGITEQTEQVIANLKAVLAAAGTDLARVVKTTVFLADMNEFAAMNAVYEAHFPAPYPARSTVQVARLPRDVRVEIEVLAERH, encoded by the coding sequence ATGAAAGACATCATCCAGACCCCGGACGCGCCCGCCGCCATCGGCCCGTACAGTCAGGCCACCGTCTTCGGGAACCTCGTCGTCACCAGCGGCCAGATCCCACTCACCCCCGACGGCACACTGGTCGAGGGCGGCATCACCGAACAGACCGAGCAGGTCATCGCGAACCTGAAAGCTGTCCTGGCTGCCGCCGGCACCGATCTCGCGCGGGTCGTGAAAACCACCGTGTTCCTGGCCGACATGAACGAATTCGCCGCCATGAACGCCGTGTACGAGGCGCACTTCCCCGCCCCCTACCCCGCCCGCAGCACCGTGCAGGTCGCCCGCCTGCCCCGCGACGTCCGCGTGGAGATCGAGGTGCTCGCCGAACGCCACTGA